One Acutalibacter muris DNA window includes the following coding sequences:
- a CDS encoding replication initiator protein A — MKDRLDYDYFYGGESEQFSFYRIPRQLIVVPEFKHVSTDAKLLYGLMLDRMGLSARNGWYNEENRVFIYYPLDEIKEALNCGNDKAVKLLAELDTGKGIGLIQRVKQGQGKPARIYVKRFTTRETPDTDNRPSPPARNPDFGKSECNYTYKNQTERIYTDPSIQPVTDGMDWETCRKGVMENISFNQLVEEYGREDVEGVTDLITDILTSTQPAVRIGKEEFPLSIVQARFRRLDETHIQYVFDSLRRNTTKVRNR, encoded by the coding sequence ATGAAAGACCGCCTTGACTATGATTATTTTTACGGCGGGGAATCCGAGCAATTCAGCTTTTACCGTATCCCCCGGCAGCTCATTGTGGTCCCGGAGTTCAAGCACGTCTCCACCGACGCCAAGCTGCTCTATGGCCTTATGCTTGACCGTATGGGCCTTTCCGCCCGGAACGGCTGGTACAACGAAGAAAACCGCGTGTTCATCTACTATCCTTTGGACGAGATAAAGGAGGCCCTGAACTGCGGCAACGATAAGGCGGTCAAGCTGCTGGCAGAGCTGGACACCGGCAAAGGCATCGGCCTGATCCAGCGGGTCAAGCAGGGTCAGGGAAAGCCTGCCAGGATTTACGTCAAGCGCTTCACGACCAGGGAGACACCCGATACTGATAACCGCCCCTCTCCCCCGGCCCGAAATCCAGACTTCGGAAAATCGGAGTGTAATTATACTTACAAGAATCAGACTGAAAGAATCTATACCGATCCATCTATCCAGCCAGTGACCGATGGGATGGATTGGGAGACTTGCCGAAAAGGGGTGATGGAAAATATCAGTTTCAACCAGCTTGTGGAGGAATACGGCAGGGAGGACGTGGAGGGGGTTACTGACCTGATCACCGATATCCTGACTTCTACCCAGCCCGCTGTCCGCATTGGCAAGGAGGAATTTCCTCTGAGCATTGTCCAGGCCCGTTTCCGTAGGCTGGACGAAACACATATCCAGTACGTTTTTGATTCTTTGCGCCGGAATACCACCAAAGTCCGCAATAGATAG
- a CDS encoding recombinase family protein, with translation MKNTSIIPNHVSETLIFNRATGWREDMPAYIEPGTRVLCLYRVSTDKQLYHTEDNEADIPMQRKRCRKYCESMNWTIVCELQEEGVSGHKVRAENRDKIQQIKEYAKQGKFDILLVFMFDRIGRISDETPFVVEWFVRNGIRVWSTQEGEQRFDSHTDKLTNYIRFWQADGESEKTSIRTANSMGLLTEEGCFTGGCCPYGYSFVKTGRTNKRRQEVNDLAICEQEAEVVRIMFQLAAKGGYGAQRIANYLNGRGIKNHSGKNWHPASIQGMLRNILYTGVLRSGKSRSEPLERLKIVDEREFQTVQEMLAARSRANEKIRSKPLNTRGKSLLSGNIFCGHCGARLCVTTSGKGRKSADGTDTIRMRYTCQTKSRTHGDCDGQTGYTVEKLDGIIDIIIHTIFDKVSSLSRDDILAERFAQDCNARKTAFESAKKEYEKAETELKKLKSEIIKSISGESAFAPELLNSIIQEQEQKCDELKKACLTAQREWEDDTSALANMGQQYDDILEWSAVYDHVTMPAKKVIVSHIIERVDVFRGYRLKLQLNLSVEQFLRGLDCMPIEEKYGKPA, from the coding sequence ATGAAAAATACAAGCATTATCCCAAACCATGTTTCAGAAACCCTCATTTTTAACAGGGCCACCGGCTGGCGGGAAGATATGCCAGCTTACATTGAGCCGGGCACCAGAGTTTTGTGCCTGTACCGCGTCTCGACCGATAAGCAGCTTTACCACACCGAGGACAACGAGGCCGACATCCCCATGCAGCGGAAACGCTGCCGGAAGTATTGTGAATCCATGAATTGGACTATCGTGTGCGAATTGCAGGAGGAAGGTGTTTCCGGGCACAAAGTCCGGGCGGAAAACCGGGACAAGATACAACAGATTAAGGAGTACGCCAAACAGGGAAAGTTTGACATACTCCTTGTGTTCATGTTTGACCGTATCGGACGAATCTCGGACGAAACGCCCTTTGTTGTGGAATGGTTCGTTCGCAACGGCATCCGCGTCTGGAGCACACAGGAGGGTGAACAGCGTTTTGACAGCCACACGGACAAGCTGACAAACTACATCCGATTCTGGCAGGCGGACGGCGAAAGCGAAAAGACCTCTATCCGCACGGCAAACAGCATGGGCCTTCTGACCGAGGAGGGCTGCTTTACCGGCGGGTGCTGCCCATATGGGTACAGCTTTGTAAAGACTGGCAGAACGAATAAACGCCGTCAGGAAGTCAATGACCTTGCTATTTGCGAGCAGGAGGCCGAGGTCGTCCGCATTATGTTCCAGCTTGCCGCAAAGGGCGGGTATGGGGCACAGCGTATAGCGAATTATCTGAATGGGCGAGGAATAAAGAATCACTCCGGCAAAAACTGGCACCCGGCGTCCATACAGGGTATGCTTCGGAATATCCTGTATACAGGTGTTTTACGGAGTGGCAAAAGCCGTTCGGAACCGCTGGAAAGGCTGAAAATTGTGGACGAGCGAGAATTTCAAACAGTACAGGAAATGCTGGCCGCACGTTCGAGAGCCAATGAAAAAATCCGTTCAAAACCTCTGAACACAAGAGGAAAATCGTTGTTGTCCGGAAATATCTTCTGCGGGCACTGTGGAGCCAGATTGTGTGTTACCACCAGCGGGAAGGGCAGGAAATCAGCAGATGGGACAGATACGATACGCATGAGATACACCTGCCAGACAAAGAGCCGTACCCATGGGGATTGTGACGGACAAACCGGCTACACGGTGGAAAAGCTGGACGGAATAATCGACATCATCATTCATACCATCTTTGACAAAGTGAGCAGCCTGAGCCGGGACGACATTCTTGCGGAACGGTTTGCACAGGACTGTAACGCACGGAAAACCGCTTTTGAGAGCGCTAAGAAAGAATATGAGAAAGCCGAGACCGAATTGAAGAAACTCAAAAGCGAGATCATCAAGTCGATATCGGGCGAGAGCGCTTTTGCGCCGGAGCTTTTGAACAGCATTATTCAAGAGCAGGAACAGAAGTGCGACGAGTTAAAGAAAGCATGTTTAACGGCACAGCGGGAATGGGAGGACGACACTTCGGCCCTTGCCAACATGGGCCAACAGTACGATGATATTCTGGAATGGTCCGCTGTCTATGACCATGTAACCATGCCGGCAAAGAAAGTCATAGTTTCGCATATTATTGAACGAGTGGACGTGTTCCGGGGCTATCGACTCAAGCTACAGTTAAATTTGAGTGTGGAACAGTTCCTTCGCGGGCTGGACTGTATGCCCATAGAGGAAAAGTACGGAAAACCAGCTTAA
- a CDS encoding Rpn family recombination-promoting nuclease/putative transposase produces the protein MPIKPFKDLSLVDDFMFSEVMRRPENIKPFLEAVLEKKIQRVVTIDKQKDLKDTYDAHGIRLDVYLEDENHTKYDVEVQARLHRKLEKRIRYYLSGIDRHSLEMNEDYEKMSDSFVIFICVEDYYGAGLAVYERESHIKGAPEIPYEDGSHAYILNANFTKENGNPAVLDFLRYVRASYKGEPYDISESVYLKQIDEAVSEIKEDSGREMEYMTLAMKMMDERKDAFEQGEARGRAKGRAEGRTDEQIKIVKRMLARGLSLEEISDMIDVGLDEVKKLSEQE, from the coding sequence ATGCCCATAAAGCCTTTTAAGGATTTGAGCCTTGTAGACGACTTCATGTTTTCAGAAGTCATGCGCAGGCCCGAAAATATCAAGCCGTTTCTGGAGGCCGTGCTGGAAAAGAAGATCCAGCGGGTGGTGACTATCGACAAGCAGAAGGACTTGAAGGACACCTACGACGCCCACGGCATACGATTGGACGTGTATCTGGAGGATGAAAATCATACCAAGTATGATGTAGAGGTACAGGCCCGTCTGCACCGCAAGCTGGAAAAGCGTATACGGTATTATTTGAGTGGCATTGACCGGCACAGTCTTGAAATGAATGAAGATTATGAGAAAATGTCTGACAGCTTTGTGATTTTCATTTGTGTGGAGGACTACTATGGCGCGGGGTTAGCGGTATATGAGCGTGAAAGCCATATAAAGGGGGCGCCGGAAATCCCCTATGAGGACGGTTCCCACGCATATATCCTCAATGCGAATTTCACAAAGGAAAACGGAAACCCGGCTGTGCTGGATTTTCTACGGTATGTCCGGGCAAGCTACAAAGGAGAGCCCTATGATATTTCAGAATCCGTCTATCTGAAGCAGATTGACGAGGCCGTAAGTGAAATCAAAGAGGACAGTGGAAGGGAGATGGAATACATGACGCTGGCGATGAAGATGATGGACGAGCGCAAGGACGCCTTTGAGCAGGGAGAAGCCAGAGGCCGAGCCAAGGGTCGCGCAGAGGGCCGGACAGACGAGCAGATTAAAATCGTCAAACGTATGCTTGCCCGAGGGCTGAGCCTTGAGGAAATCAGCGACATGATTGACGTGGGACTGGACGAGGTAAAAAAACTGTCCGAACAGGAATAA
- a CDS encoding RNA polymerase sigma factor has product MKHTVCIEDTTEQGETPSPEQLLFEQYDQLDRERFVNLLLEGINTCLSEPQRRRLLKYYFEGQTQEEIAQSENVAHQNVAESLWRAKENLRKFFKKAML; this is encoded by the coding sequence ATGAAACACACTGTATGTATAGAAGATACTACCGAGCAAGGCGAAACTCCGTCCCCGGAGCAGCTTTTGTTTGAACAGTACGACCAACTTGACAGAGAACGGTTTGTTAATCTTCTTTTGGAGGGTATCAATACCTGCCTGTCCGAACCCCAGCGCCGGAGGCTTTTGAAGTATTACTTTGAGGGCCAAACGCAGGAGGAAATAGCTCAATCTGAAAATGTTGCCCATCAGAATGTGGCAGAAAGCCTTTGGCGGGCCAAAGAAAATTTAAGAAAATTTTTCAAAAAGGCCATGCTATAA
- a CDS encoding S-layer homology domain-containing protein, whose amino-acid sequence MKKLVALVLVLAIFVSTNITGFAISPNSFGANENFQLSEFEEINQSDLELSGEVTEELETESVKEILGYKIPQEPTVALDPAEAMIYEGEGNVYTILTAMDEQSRITKLYRNGVLRQKALGDRYSNLIYTELYDIELTSPDETLVQVNPESSFQKIDGETQEIKEENGFTYITVHKPVSSEVLDIPSNTGMIISQSAAASTYAASKSPMEDEPPTNDGLSKSQFSGDLDYFKLGSNSISYDGSQLYTGTLYRRISSFKHMGTAREPYKISPGTAVGTVISAIGLFLDPSKISVLLGIGSVVTTEVFNYATSVQVNIYNLDGDYKVRVNSAGNNPYFTTRRITSYYKVYNTYLDRCEYQIRRIEDGYPLSNPNLVNEGISNYGYYHFFDIIEHWAKDNIRWAYGKNFMSGTGEYKFSPEASCNRAMAITVIYRMAGQPNEGTSSGFTDVKSNDYFAKAVTWGKNHKIVSGTSSTTYSPNQNVTKEQFVLMLYNYAKYKGKNLTASGDLNKFTDGNDVSTYAKTAMKWAIGNKIVSGNNGKLNPKSTTTRAELCVMINKYYNKFG is encoded by the coding sequence ATGAAAAAACTTGTTGCTCTAGTACTTGTCTTAGCAATTTTTGTGAGCACGAATATTACTGGATTTGCAATTTCTCCCAATTCCTTCGGCGCAAATGAGAATTTTCAGTTATCAGAGTTTGAGGAGATCAATCAGAGCGACTTGGAATTGTCGGGAGAGGTAACAGAGGAGTTGGAAACAGAGTCTGTGAAAGAAATTTTGGGTTACAAAATCCCACAAGAGCCTACTGTTGCCCTTGATCCAGCAGAAGCTATGATCTATGAAGGCGAAGGAAATGTTTATACAATCCTTACGGCCATGGACGAACAAAGTAGAATAACAAAACTTTACAGGAATGGGGTGTTACGTCAGAAAGCCCTGGGAGACCGGTATTCAAATCTTATCTATACGGAGCTTTATGATATAGAGCTAACATCGCCTGATGAAACGCTCGTACAGGTCAATCCGGAAAGTTCGTTTCAGAAGATCGATGGGGAGACACAAGAAATTAAAGAGGAAAACGGCTTTACATATATCACTGTACATAAGCCAGTTTCTTCAGAAGTTTTAGACATTCCGTCTAATACCGGGATGATAATCAGTCAAAGTGCGGCCGCAAGTACTTATGCAGCTTCAAAGAGTCCCATGGAGGATGAGCCTCCTACAAATGATGGCCTGTCCAAGTCACAGTTTAGCGGCGATCTCGACTATTTTAAATTGGGCTCAAATAGCATATCCTACGATGGCTCTCAACTATATACTGGGACATTGTATCGACGAATTTCCAGCTTCAAACACATGGGTACAGCACGTGAACCATACAAAATTTCACCCGGAACGGCAGTTGGGACGGTTATTTCGGCAATTGGTCTGTTTTTGGATCCGTCAAAGATTTCTGTCCTGCTTGGGATCGGGTCAGTCGTAACGACAGAAGTCTTTAACTACGCTACTTCTGTGCAAGTAAACATTTACAATCTTGATGGGGACTATAAGGTCAGAGTTAATTCTGCTGGAAATAATCCTTACTTTACTACTCGTCGTATCACTTCGTACTACAAAGTCTATAATACCTATTTAGATAGATGTGAGTACCAAATTAGACGAATTGAAGATGGCTATCCTCTCAGTAATCCTAATCTGGTAAATGAAGGTATCAGCAATTATGGGTATTACCATTTCTTTGATATTATAGAACACTGGGCTAAAGATAATATTAGGTGGGCTTACGGGAAAAATTTCATGAGTGGTACGGGAGAATACAAGTTCAGCCCCGAGGCATCGTGTAATCGTGCCATGGCAATTACCGTGATTTACAGAATGGCGGGACAACCCAATGAAGGAACCAGTTCGGGCTTTACAGATGTGAAAAGCAACGACTACTTTGCCAAGGCAGTTACTTGGGGCAAGAACCACAAAATTGTCAGCGGTACGAGCAGCACGACATACAGTCCTAACCAGAATGTAACCAAAGAACAATTTGTCCTTATGTTATATAATTATGCGAAATATAAAGGGAAAAACTTAACTGCTTCTGGAGATCTAAATAAATTCACCGATGGCAATGATGTAAGTACTTATGCAAAAACTGCCATGAAATGGGCTATTGGTAATAAAATTGTCTCTGGGAACAATGGAAAACTGAATCCAAAGTCAACCACTACGAGAGCTGAATTATGTGTTATGATAAATAAGTATTACAATAAATTCGGATAA
- a CDS encoding PadR family transcriptional regulator yields the protein MAIDTFKKGSIEMLTLLIMRETDIYGYQLVHLLKERSKGIITVQEGSLYPLLYRMVDAGYISGRDETVETKFGRRRTRVVYYMEPKGILRLEQLEKEYYEVQEGIENVFRYSQEHRSESSGWTGG from the coding sequence ATGGCAATCGATACTTTTAAAAAAGGCTCTATTGAAATGTTGACCCTGCTTATTATGCGAGAAACGGACATTTATGGGTATCAGCTTGTCCACTTGCTAAAGGAACGGAGCAAGGGGATCATTACGGTCCAGGAAGGCTCTCTCTATCCGCTACTTTACCGTATGGTAGATGCTGGCTATATTTCCGGCCGGGATGAAACCGTAGAAACAAAGTTTGGTCGTAGGCGCACCCGGGTGGTATACTATATGGAACCCAAAGGGATTTTGCGGCTGGAACAGTTAGAAAAGGAGTATTATGAAGTACAGGAGGGAATAGAAAATGTATTCCGATACAGCCAAGAACATAGATCCGAATCTTCCGGATGGACTGGGGGCTGA
- a CDS encoding lysozyme family protein translates to MSAGKALMERAARRMKLHSQKQLVKQTSCAVKAAGTVTKKAAAVTVKVARSLMSAVIGLIGGAGFFVLLAVILLGGALSAFGSSPGSGSYTPVSAEVEAFDPIIRIYATQHGIPEYVDLIKAVMMQESGGSVELVGGDVMQCAEGMGLPVGTPVDPEKSIDFGTSIIADNLRLAGATGPGDIPHISLALQGYNFGNGYISWALARGGYSKENAREFSIQQAAAHGWSGYGDMDYVEHVLRYYPLAANPLDGASAIAEGRFAFPFPGHTWDTYPGHNGIDISFANCYGEPVYACAPGTVRYIQDGWTPAHGVDNMWSFGNCVVVDHTDGWQSVYAHLSRLAVVPGTPVRQGQLVGYIGSTGNSTGPHLHLALYYHGSAGENGMNYAEMAWPQYRD, encoded by the coding sequence ATGTCCGCTGGCAAGGCCCTGATGGAACGTGCCGCCCGCAGGATGAAACTCCACAGCCAAAAACAGTTAGTAAAGCAAACAAGCTGCGCCGTAAAGGCTGCGGGAACTGTCACAAAGAAAGCTGCCGCTGTCACTGTTAAGGTAGCTCGCTCTCTGATGAGTGCTGTCATTGGGCTGATTGGCGGCGCTGGATTTTTCGTCCTGCTGGCAGTTATCCTCCTGGGCGGTGCTCTGTCTGCGTTCGGGAGCTCTCCGGGCAGTGGCAGCTATACCCCGGTCAGCGCGGAGGTGGAAGCCTTCGACCCTATTATCCGCATTTATGCCACACAGCACGGAATCCCGGAATATGTGGATTTGATAAAAGCTGTGATGATGCAGGAATCCGGCGGCAGCGTGGAGCTGGTGGGCGGTGATGTTATGCAGTGTGCCGAGGGTATGGGCCTGCCGGTGGGCACGCCGGTTGACCCGGAAAAATCCATTGACTTCGGGACAAGCATAATCGCAGACAACCTGCGGCTTGCGGGGGCCACCGGCCCCGGCGATATCCCGCACATCAGCCTGGCCTTGCAGGGCTACAATTTCGGCAACGGCTACATAAGCTGGGCGCTGGCCCGGGGCGGTTACTCCAAAGAAAACGCCCGGGAGTTCTCCATCCAGCAGGCGGCGGCCCATGGGTGGAGTGGGTACGGTGACATGGACTATGTGGAACATGTTCTCCGCTATTACCCCCTGGCCGCAAACCCGCTGGACGGAGCCAGCGCCATTGCAGAGGGGCGTTTCGCTTTTCCCTTTCCCGGCCATACCTGGGACACATACCCCGGCCACAACGGGATAGATATTTCTTTTGCAAACTGCTACGGAGAGCCGGTCTATGCCTGCGCTCCCGGTACTGTACGGTACATACAGGACGGATGGACGCCTGCCCATGGCGTAGACAATATGTGGTCCTTTGGCAACTGCGTGGTGGTGGATCACACGGACGGCTGGCAGTCCGTTTATGCCCATTTGTCACGGCTGGCGGTAGTGCCGGGCACGCCGGTACGGCAGGGCCAGCTTGTGGGGTATATAGGCAGTACGGGCAATTCTACCGGGCCTCACCTGCATCTGGCTCTGTACTATCATGGCAGCGCGGGCGAGAACGGCATGAATTATGCGGAAATGGCCTGGCCGCAGTATAGAGATTGA
- a CDS encoding DNA cytosine methyltransferase, with amino-acid sequence MPASGRWANAGMVRGAGIDLAWRLMDAQYWASPRLARRQRIFLVADFRGRRAAEILFKPRTVQHITVAGGKGGNPAAQGNRGPFIETGGRIPQVRPFQMYRMRAAAVKQNHAQFIGSFGREGDPYTTILSSRAAPFAFWYEDDQAGGCIRCLTERETERLMGLPDGWTEFGVTGERISPTQRQRALGNSIALPCACYIMAGIRETID; translated from the coding sequence ATGCCTGCTTCTGGACGCTGGGCCAACGCCGGAATGGTTAGAGGGGCCGGGATTGACCTTGCCTGGCGGCTCATGGACGCCCAATATTGGGCAAGCCCCCGGCTGGCCCGAAGGCAGAGGATTTTCCTGGTGGCGGATTTTAGAGGGCGGCGTGCTGCCGAAATACTGTTTAAGCCCCGGACAGTGCAGCACATTACTGTCGCTGGCGGCAAAGGTGGGAATCCCGCCGCCCAGGGAAATAGAGGCCCTTTTATTGAAACAGGGGGGCGTATACCCCAGGTCCGGCCCTTTCAGATGTACAGGATGAGGGCCGCGGCAGTCAAGCAGAATCACGCGCAGTTTATTGGCAGCTTTGGGCGGGAAGGAGACCCATACACCACCATCCTGTCCAGCAGGGCCGCGCCCTTTGCCTTTTGGTACGAGGACGACCAGGCAGGCGGCTGTATCCGCTGTCTGACCGAGAGGGAGACCGAACGGCTTATGGGCCTGCCGGACGGCTGGACAGAGTTCGGTGTAACCGGTGAAAGAATAAGCCCCACGCAAAGACAGAGGGCTTTGGGCAACTCCATTGCCCTGCCCTGCGCCTGTTACATCATGGCGGGCATACGAGAAACTATAGACTAA
- a CDS encoding VirB4-like conjugal transfer ATPase, CD1110 family has protein sequence MEGPASGRQEYNDILIGKAAESNDLVQEKYITLSIAQRKIEDTRAYFRRVDGNLSKNFGRLDSGARAISNYERLRLLHDFFRPGEEQYFTFDQAAAIRHGLDYKDLICPDGLQFKAGHFEMGGKFGRVLFLKEYASYIKDEMIADLSDFARNLVIAIDILPVPTDEAVKEIQQRILGVESDITRWQQRQNSKNNFTASVPYELEQLRAETKEFLDDLTVRDQRMMFAVVTLAHVADSLEQLDADTETLLAIGREHLCQFSILRYQQEDGLNTVLPYGLRRVKALRTLTTESAAVLMPFRAQEIQDPGGMYYGVNAVSKNLLICDRKRLISPHGFYLGVSGSGKSMAMKSTITNVALGTNDDIIIIDAEREYGPLVRALGGEVVEISPHSPHHISPLDMAEGYGEDENPVALKSEVITSILEQQMGSGRITGSHKSIIDRCTANVYRPFLKSKGKLPAPLLTDWRAEVLKQTEPEAREIALAAELITEGSLNVFAHETNVNMDNRLVAIDLYEMGESLRPTALVVTLEAIQNRVAANRKKGKYTWVFIDEIYLYFKYHYSAEVLYRAWKRWRKYGAPLTAATQNVEECLRSETARLMFANSEFLLLFNQAATDRVELAQLLHLSDTQMGYIENAEAGHGLLRMGGALVPFVNTIPRDTELYRLMSTTPGES, from the coding sequence ATGGAAGGCCCAGCGTCAGGCAGACAGGAGTACAACGATATTCTTATTGGCAAGGCCGCCGAAAGCAACGATCTTGTGCAGGAGAAGTATATCACCCTGTCTATCGCCCAGCGGAAAATCGAAGATACCCGCGCTTATTTCCGCCGGGTAGACGGGAACCTGAGCAAGAATTTTGGGCGGCTGGATTCTGGCGCAAGAGCCATTTCTAACTATGAGCGTCTGCGCCTTCTCCACGACTTTTTCCGTCCGGGAGAGGAGCAATATTTCACCTTCGACCAGGCTGCCGCCATCCGCCATGGGCTGGACTACAAAGACCTTATCTGCCCGGACGGTCTGCAATTCAAGGCGGGCCATTTTGAGATGGGCGGCAAGTTTGGCCGGGTGCTCTTTCTGAAGGAGTACGCCAGTTACATCAAAGATGAAATGATTGCCGACCTGTCGGACTTCGCCCGGAATCTGGTGATTGCCATTGACATCCTGCCGGTTCCCACTGACGAAGCGGTGAAAGAAATCCAGCAGCGCATTTTGGGCGTGGAATCGGACATTACCCGCTGGCAGCAGCGGCAGAACTCCAAGAACAATTTTACCGCGTCCGTGCCCTATGAACTGGAGCAGCTTCGGGCAGAAACGAAGGAATTTCTCGACGACCTTACCGTGCGCGACCAGCGGATGATGTTCGCGGTAGTGACATTGGCCCACGTTGCCGACTCTCTGGAGCAGCTTGACGCGGACACGGAAACGCTGCTTGCCATAGGCCGGGAGCACCTCTGCCAGTTTTCCATTTTGCGGTATCAGCAGGAGGATGGATTGAATACAGTGCTGCCCTATGGCCTGCGCCGGGTAAAGGCACTCCGGACCCTGACCACGGAAAGCGCCGCTGTGCTTATGCCCTTCCGGGCACAGGAGATACAGGACCCAGGCGGAATGTACTATGGGGTAAATGCCGTGTCAAAAAACCTGCTTATCTGTGACCGCAAACGGCTCATATCCCCACACGGTTTTTATCTGGGCGTGTCCGGTTCGGGCAAATCCATGGCTATGAAGTCAACAATAACAAATGTCGCGCTGGGTACGAATGACGATATCATTATCATCGACGCCGAGCGCGAATACGGCCCGCTGGTCCGTGCCCTGGGCGGCGAAGTGGTGGAAATATCGCCCCACAGCCCCCACCACATTTCCCCTCTGGACATGGCCGAGGGTTACGGCGAGGACGAAAACCCCGTAGCCCTGAAATCCGAGGTTATCACCAGTATTCTGGAGCAGCAGATGGGTTCCGGGAGGATCACAGGCAGCCACAAGTCTATCATAGACCGCTGTACCGCTAATGTGTACAGGCCCTTTTTGAAATCCAAGGGCAAGCTTCCTGCCCCTTTACTCACGGATTGGCGTGCCGAAGTGCTGAAACAGACCGAGCCGGAGGCCCGGGAAATTGCCCTTGCCGCCGAGCTCATCACCGAGGGCAGTCTCAATGTGTTTGCCCACGAAACAAATGTGAACATGGACAACCGGCTGGTGGCTATCGACCTCTATGAAATGGGAGAAAGCCTGCGGCCCACAGCGCTGGTGGTTACGCTGGAGGCCATACAAAACCGGGTTGCCGCCAACCGCAAGAAAGGGAAATACACCTGGGTTTTCATTGATGAAATCTATCTGTATTTCAAGTACCACTATTCGGCGGAAGTCCTCTACCGGGCGTGGAAACGCTGGCGCAAATACGGAGCGCCGCTGACAGCCGCGACCCAGAACGTGGAGGAATGTCTGCGTTCGGAAACAGCCCGGCTCATGTTTGCAAACTCTGAATTTCTGCTGTTGTTCAATCAGGCGGCTACCGACCGGGTTGAGCTTGCCCAGCTTCTTCATCTGTCCGACACGCAGATGGGTTACATCGAAAATGCCGAGGCCGGGCATGGCCTACTCCGCATGGGCGGCGCGCTGGTGCCCTTTGTCAATACCATCCCCAGGGACACGGAACTGTACAGGCTCATGTCCACGACGCCGGGGGAATCCTAG